One genomic region from Cydia pomonella isolate Wapato2018A chromosome 4, ilCydPomo1, whole genome shotgun sequence encodes:
- the LOC133517036 gene encoding adenylate cyclase type 9-like produces the protein MSAPSGCVNCSDGSEKSDLKHEAECSEGEDAQIRLAPHVQAYLAHNSPTTNCCGLTIPIAFERAAPGTWWNPRFDSKILEGQYRHSSFRQIRLRFRFALLYILIFSISWFVYFVVLGLNGMTVKWPFLCSIFAGVLLITSVMLYVTFTNVYKRYTFKISLVMALALCTLSLSLVTLTTQVQPHGLPPRAADISQSGHFIMCIEILLIIYTLTPLPLFACVITGILYSVVFEVLNIVLHLTEQEWQGPGLFVRILLQLCVHIIGIHIYLMTFVRMRGTFMKVGQSLLVRRQLEMEKQLKEKMIHSVMPPKLASCLMEEQVLESEPNLKNRHDPLNARPSNPAAGDIKSLFRPFNMSCMDNVSILFADIVGFTKMSSNKGAEELVNILNDLFEKFDELCQIHGCEKISTLGDCYYCVSGCPEPRPDHATCCVEMGLGMIDAIQEFDRERGEGINMRVGVHTGTVLCGIVGTRRFKFDVWSNDVSFANKMESTGKPGRVHVSEETTRFLGGSYVLEEGDEVFGHKTYFIEGRQLSSPYDHEQCLTPSNPVNLRLIISPAASPQSVLSFMQPPRSPQSPQGFNDARKSDNFLAPAPFHFRAKASSLPSILDSDEMDEKREKGFPEGTDSSSKSPTSVGSYGKYASKLKNWKVSKFLRKHSDTPLHAIKKQAFNDADKTLQLLSCGDAPSSNGYQQVPIVIEAQDTKARPTSSKLNTPVNPDMVSFEKEIIDIRSYLSQSRSNMSPFARSSSYRSQYGRPTNIDIPVCRARSSTLATQGELRACVRKRQDDSVSLCPSVNSRKDSGIRSTSRRSSIQQQIFALNHTAIAVSQVDMMQHRVSGYYTSSQSSLNEPSSRTRLPPPLNDQQVQSLQKLRKQSDLQLIRCVQDNARSGINYFVQPPLNRFTLFFKAPEIEAQYRDKAHRSDDCEDFPPTLTTSRFNTALDILVSAIIFLAVSVSIFVLYHAWRQWIGWFVLFNVIEAVTISCCVYRHYLKWKTKGNPPVTDTIQRSVKVFRQLTDWFPWHVSGGLLISLPILAILINFSCNYTTMPILKGEQSFYVYLLCISIVHFCNFTQMNWLVKNTLVTVYAGLFLFLAVLGCHEVNTQYLDADIMRPSILAATYNNSLNATNDYSDDWLENNSTETGEGTLHKMHLTELYLDIVLLLMLVWFLNREFEISYRLSFYSNVVANRDKQRVQNMRNQADWLLHNIIPRHVADQLKNTAKYSENHKDVGIIFASIVNFNEMYDESYLKGKEYLRVLNELIADFDELLERPEFQHVEKIKTIGSTFMAASGLNPDLRHSSRGSHDHLYQLMDFALEMQKVVDNFNQDLLEFDFILRIGYNFGDVTAGVIGTTKLYYDIWGDAVNIASRMDSTGVVKRIQVGEACIPVLSPIYEFEQRGSVYVKGKDDMNVYLLVRKK, from the exons ATGAGTGCCCCAAGTGGGTGTGTCAACTGCAGTGATGGCTCAGAGAAGTCTGACTTGAAGCATGAGGCAGAGTGCTCAGAGGGGGAAGATGCTCAAATTAGACTTGCGCCTCATGTGCAGGCATACCTTGCACATAATAGCCCAACAACCAACTGTTGTGGGCTCACCATCCCCATCGCTTTTGAAAGGGCTGCCCCGGGTACATGGTGGAATCCCAGATTTGATTCCAAGATACTTGAAGGCCAATATAGACATAGTTCCTTTAGACAAATAAGATTAAGATTCAG ATTTGCacttttatacattttgatattttctataTCATGGTTTGTCTACTTtgtggtcctgggtttgaatggTATGACAGTGAAATGGCCATTTCTGTGTTCTATATTTGCTGGAGTCCTATTGATAACATCTGTTATGTTGTATGTCACATTCACAAATGTATACAAGCGGTATACATTCAAGATATCCTTAGTTATGGCCCTGGCGCTGTGCACTCTTAGCCTGTCACTTGTGACACTCACCACACAGGTGCAGCCGCATGGACTGCCTCCCCGCGCGGCCGACATTAGCCAATCAGGACACTTCATCATGTGCATTGAAAtcctgttaattatatatacactTACACCTCTACCACTGTTTGCCTGTGTTATCACTGGAATTTTATATTCAGTTGTTTTTGAAGTGTTGAACATTGTGTTGCACCTGACCGAACAAGAATGGCAAGGTCCCGGGCTATTTGTAAGGATCCTGTTGCAGCTGTGTGTGCACATTAtcggtatacatatatatttaatgacATTTGTCAGAATGCGCGGTACGTTTATGAAAGTAGGTCAGAGTTTGTTGGTGCGAAGGCAGCTAGAAATGGAAAAGCAGTTGAAAGAGAAAATGATACATTCAGTGATGCCTCCAAAGCTCGCGAGCTGCCTGATGGAGGAGCAAGTTTTAGAATCAGAGCCTAATCTGAAGAATCGTCATGATCCACTCAATGCAAGGCCTTCTAACCCCGCAGCAGGAGATATTAAGTCACTGTTCCGACCATTTAACATGAGCTGTATGGACAATGTCAGTATTTTATTTGCTGATATTGTCGGTTTTACGAAAATGTCCAGTAACAAAGGTGCTGAAGAGTTAGTGAATATACTGAATGATTTGTTTGAGAAATTTGACGAGCTGTGTCAGATACACGGCTGTGAGAAGATCTCGACATTAGGGGACTGTTATTATTGTGTGTCGGGTTGCCCGGAGCCGCGCCCGGACCACGCCACATGCTGCGTGGAGATGGGGTTAG GTATGATAGATGCGATCCAAGAATTCGACAGAGAGCGCGGGGAGGGCATCAACATGAGAGTGGGCGTGCACACAGGGACGGTGCTGTGCGGGATCGTGGGCACCCGCCGGTTCAAGTTCGACGTCTGGAGCAACGACGTCTCCTTCGCCAACAAGATGGAGTCCACCGGCAAGCCCGGACGAGTACATGTCTCTGAAGAGACAACCAGGTTTCTCGGAGGCTCGTATGTTCTCGAAGAAGGCGACGAAGTATTTG GTCATAAAACATACTTCATAGAGGGTCGCCAGCTGAGCTCCCCGTACGACCACGAGCAGTGCCTCACGCCCTCCAACCCCGTCAACTTGCGCCTCATTATATCTCCCGCAGCATCCCCTCAGTCCGTCCTTTCTTTCATGCAACCCCCGCGCTCTCCCCAATCTCCGCAAGGCTTCAATGACGCTCGGAAATCGGACAACTTTCTGGCGCCAGCTCCCTTTCATTTCCGTGCTAAGGCTAGTTCGCTGCCCAGTATATTGGACTCCGACGAAATGGATGAAAAAAGGGAGAAAGGCTTTCCGGAGGGAACCGACAGCTCATCTAAAAGTCCTACGTCTGTAG GAAGTTACGGCAAGTACGCAAGTAAGTTGAAGAATTGGAAGGTGTCGAAATTCTTAAGAAAACATTCCGATACCCCATTGCACGCAATAAAGAAACAAGCATTCAATGATGCCGACAAAACACTTCAACTACTGTCGTGCGGCGACGCGCCATCGAGCAACGGTTACCAGCAAGTGCCTATCGTGATAGAGGCTCAGGACACCAAGGCCAGGCCGACCAGCAGCAAGCTCAACACGCCTGTGAACCCCGACATGGTGTCGTTTGAGAAAGAGATCATCGATATCCGGTCGTACCTGAGCCAGTCAAGGAGTAACATGTCGCCCTTCGCGAGAAGTAGCAGCTATAGGTCGCAGTACGGAAGGCCTACTAATATTGAC ATCCCCGTGTGTCGCGCGCGCAGCTCGACGCTGGCCACGCAAGGGGAGCtgcgcgcgtgcgtgcgcaaGCGGCAGGACGACTCCGTCAGCCTGTGCCCGTCCGTCAACAGCCGCAAGGACAGCGGCATACGGAGCACCAGCCGCCGCTCCAGCATACAGCAGCAG aTATTTGCCCTGAACCACACGGCGATAGCGGTGTCGCAGGTAGACATGATGCAGCACCGCGTGTCAGGCTACTACACGTCGTCGCAGTCCTCGCTCAACGAGCCGTCCTCGCGCACGCGCCTGCCGCCGCCCCTCAACGACCAGCAGGTGCAGTCCCTGCAGAAGCTGCGCAAGCAGTCCGACCTGCAGCTCATCCGCTGCGTCCAGGACAACGCCAGGTCGGGCATCAACTACTTCGTCCAACCGCCCCTCAATAGATTCACTCTCTTCTTCAAGGCGCCAGAGATAGAGGCGCAATATCGCGACAAAGCGCACCGAAGCGATGACTGTGAGGATTTCCCTCCGACTCTGACCACTTCAAGATTTAACACCGCTTTAGATATTCTTGTTTCTGCTATAATCTTTTTAGCCGTTTCCGTTTCGATATTCGTTTTGTATCACGCGTGGAGACAGTGGATCGGGTGGTTCGTGCTCTTCAATGTCATAGAGGCTGTTACAATATCCTGCTGCGTCTACCGACACTACTTGAAATGGAAGACGAAAGGGAACCCTCCCGTCACGGACACCATCCAGCGGTCCGTGAAGGTATTTAGGCAATTAACGGATTGGTTTCCGTGGCATGTATCGGGCGGGCTGCTAATTAGCCTGCCGATTCTggctattttaataaatttctcCTGTAATTACACGACGATGCCCATTTTGAAGGGCGAGCAGTCCTTCTACGTGTATTTGCTGTGCATTAGCATAGTCCACTTCTGTAATTTTACCCAAATGAACTGGCTGGTGAAGAACACTTTGGTGACTGTATATGCTGGCCTGTTCCTGTTCCTCGCCGTACTCGGGTGTCACGAAGTAAATACTCAATATTTAGACGCTGATATTATGCGGCCTTCAATACTAGCCGCTACTTATAATAACTCATTAAACGCGACCAATGACTATTCTGACGACTGGCTAGAGAACAACAGTACCGAGACAGGCGAAGGCACGCTGCACAAGATGCATTTAACGGAGCTTTATTTAGACATAGTTTTGCTGCTGATGCTGGTATGGTTTCTCAATAGAGAGTTTGAGATCAGCTACCGTCTCAGTTTCTACAGCAACGTTGTAGCCAACCGGGATAAGCAGAGGGTCCAGAACATGCGAAACCAAGCGGACTGGCTCCTACACAACATCATCCCGCGCCACGTCGCCGACCAGCTCAAGAACACCGCCAAGTATTCTGAAAACCACAAGGACGTCGGTATTATCTTCGCTAGCATAGTCAATTTCAATGAAATGTACGACGAGTCGTACTTAAAGGGAAAGGAATACCTTAGAGTTCTGAACGAGTTAATCGCGGATTTCGACGAGCTATTAGAGAGACCGGAGTTTCAGCACGTAGAAAAAATCAAAACTATCGGAAGCACGTTTATGGCGGCTAGCGGACTCAATCCAGACTTGAGGCACTCTTCCCGCGGCTCACACGATCATCTCTACCAGCTGATGGACTTTGCTTTAGAAATGCAGAAAGTTGTGGACAATTTTAATCAAGATTTGCTAGAGTTCGATTTCATTCTTCGGATCGGGTATAACTTTGGGGATGTTACGGCTGGGGTTATCGGCACAACCAAATTGTACTATGACATTTGGGGCGACGCGGTGAACATCGCGTCTCGGATGGACTCGACGGGAGTCGTGAAGCGTATCCAAGTGGGCGAGGCGTGCATCCCCGTCTTGTCACCCATCTACGAGTTCGAACAGCGCGGCAGCGTGTACGTCAAAGGCAAAGACGATATGAACGTATATCTCTTAGTCAGAAAAAAATAA